Proteins co-encoded in one Vibrio sp. SNU_ST1 genomic window:
- a CDS encoding helix-turn-helix transcriptional regulator translates to MTIRINLDIMMAKRKMRLKTLAKEVGITEANLSVLKNDKAKAVRLSTLDKLCEVLECQPGDILEFKPNDHQDSVAAE, encoded by the coding sequence ATGACTATCCGCATTAATTTAGACATTATGATGGCCAAACGGAAAATGCGATTAAAGACATTGGCAAAAGAAGTTGGGATTACAGAAGCTAACTTATCAGTATTAAAAAATGATAAAGCCAAAGCAGTAAGGCTATCGACGCTCGACAAACTGTGTGAAGTTTTAGAGTGCCAACCTGGTGATATTTTGGAGTTTAAACCGAATGATCATCAAGACAGCGTGGCTGCAGAATAG
- a CDS encoding flavin reductase family protein produces MKAMTLSKQNIQTMDQRERARLINSLSGFKSANLIGTCDKQGLENLAVVSSVVHLGSNPPLLGFIIRPAESRRHTLENILETQHFTINSIGAGFVQKAHQTSARYPKSVSEFNAVGLTPYYDDVFPAPFVLESPLKIGLAFKEQITIESNQTQMLIGEVVTIHAPKRAVMPDGYLDLEALDLVTISGLDSYHVTQRLHRLSYAKPNRSLFPLTHEGNPTSWEAFEHNLTHFVR; encoded by the coding sequence ATGAAGGCAATGACCCTTTCAAAACAAAACATCCAAACGATGGATCAGCGAGAACGTGCTCGTTTAATTAACTCCTTATCGGGGTTCAAAAGCGCCAACCTTATTGGTACCTGCGATAAACAAGGGCTAGAAAATCTTGCAGTAGTAAGCTCCGTGGTTCATTTGGGGTCGAATCCACCTTTACTTGGCTTCATCATCCGGCCTGCGGAAAGTCGCCGTCATACACTAGAAAATATCCTAGAAACTCAACACTTCACTATCAATAGTATCGGGGCGGGCTTTGTCCAAAAAGCTCATCAAACTTCCGCTCGTTATCCTAAATCAGTCTCAGAATTTAACGCGGTCGGTCTCACGCCCTATTACGATGATGTGTTCCCTGCTCCGTTTGTTTTGGAAAGCCCTCTGAAAATAGGCTTAGCCTTCAAAGAGCAGATAACAATTGAAAGTAACCAAACTCAAATGTTGATTGGTGAAGTTGTTACGATTCACGCGCCAAAACGTGCTGTGATGCCGGACGGCTACCTAGATTTAGAAGCGTTAGATTTAGTCACAATTTCAGGGCTAGACAGTTATCATGTCACGCAGAGGTTACATCGTTTAAGCTATGCAAAACCAAATAGGTCACTGTTTCCACTGACCCACGAAGGCAACCCAACGTCATGGGAGGCTTTCGAACACAATCTCACTCATTTTGTTCGGTAA
- a CDS encoding DUF2975 domain-containing protein: MSKIQKQSRRVRVLLQCLLVLVPIMVCYFWLVVQTPYDFLTTMGIVQFSYEIESLTTLPLTLTTRVIAMFTSLAVWSIVVYALMVLIRLFRNYERGEVFSLENAMSYQKLGYCLFYWVFGSVIYGAVMSVVLSFNNPPGERIFAISFVGMDLLTLILGMIILIISWVMKEGYILADEHSHTI; encoded by the coding sequence ATGTCTAAAATTCAAAAACAAAGTCGCCGAGTACGGGTACTACTGCAATGCCTTCTTGTACTGGTACCAATAATGGTGTGTTACTTTTGGTTAGTCGTTCAAACTCCCTATGACTTCCTTACTACTATGGGGATTGTTCAATTCTCTTACGAAATTGAATCTCTAACGACATTGCCATTAACTTTGACAACAAGAGTCATTGCTATGTTCACAAGTTTGGCCGTGTGGAGCATTGTTGTGTATGCGTTAATGGTTCTTATACGTTTATTCCGTAACTATGAACGAGGAGAAGTCTTCTCTTTAGAAAACGCAATGTCCTATCAGAAGCTTGGTTACTGCTTGTTTTACTGGGTGTTTGGGTCAGTCATCTACGGTGCAGTGATGTCTGTAGTTTTGTCGTTCAATAATCCCCCTGGCGAACGAATATTTGCAATTAGTTTTGTTGGTATGGACCTTTTAACCCTGATATTGGGTATGATTATCTTGATCATCTCATGGGTGATGAAAGAAGGTTATATTCTGGCTGACGAACACAGCCACACGATTTAA
- a CDS encoding RHS repeat domain-containing protein: MLLAIFVALAIVLLALLQSCAPAVEPPTGPLGPNSSYEQGQAQKGGESGDDCHSSRGAPIWHFDFNNLNLVVQDTPIWFDSAYGPNIEFTLTYNALGKENTNNSVGSRWSHSYSDYITQPNESNSLVLFAGTGRVDEYQQIGTNYVLNSQSLLSGEATLLPRLSVEDGVIKATYVDGSYKTFTHVESGDYRLSSTVDQSGNALKFAYQDDQLTSVTNALDQSLTFSYNQAKQIVSVKGPTGYQAHFNYNQKGELISLEDMQGYSADITYDEMGIISSITDAKGQTQFIVELGNADSNRVDEYPAPGDPMGMSSRVTAINPLGYKEEFFYNSETGKAWYISPEHYINYVDVNVNNDQPDVPKTVYDYQRFSKGYSRVQQVTRPDGTWTRFEYDQNRNLSKTVYSDGNSVKYRNNSFGKVVEFTDTLNNSTIYVYDDRQNLIKAVTPTGEKGFEYSQNNLLIGATNLNGVKTRYKYNDQGQLLQVTAADGNVVDFGYSSGRLDSIVSQGKALASYQYDELGRVTQVIDIHGNATQYRYDRINQLTHVSGEGNRDTEIVYGSCPRLVESKTLPGGRTYQYQYNSAKQLVALIDPMLGVTRLKRDAAGRTTALIDANQNKTEFEYNAVGQLTTKRYADGSALKIDYQQGYINSTTNARGVTKSFHYNENNQLTRVSYGDATPEVSYQYNSLGELVSVSDGQGLTQYSYFSDGKVESIDGPWDNDTIELGFDKLNRLSSLMLDGDNYGEYKYDALGRLKQVSALEQVFELTYDDSPDNVSADLTYPNGIKQVLSFDNIGDLSKLEYRKGVNTIGKFVFGFDVAGKLTQLESNEPLLLERPQTQATYNSLNQISSWDGDSSAFVYDADGNLVQGLLPGETPFEADYDAENRLTAIRFEKSGTQIEERFEYGHDHFLRVYQRFESNIKTLEKRFVRLGLIELQERDSENNVLANNIWRPDRKGGVAGLLMRQQSQQNIYYMTNHLGHVYGVFDQAGERLSQRGYSPYGQVSGDGFTLQPFGMSTKRSDFESGLVYFGYRFYMPNLGRWLNRDPLQEQGGINLYAYVNGDPLGYVDPDGRSPMAVGAVAGGLLAGPPGAVVGGVVGATAGVALCVLTDLCDWNESGESEFPAPGKPGEDDGFIPPKKPPKNCDPSGRVKNPNGSGKGWEDHIGEVWVPTGGKADHGGDHWDVQTPKQPGQRRGRYRNVYPGGKVRK; the protein is encoded by the coding sequence ATGCTTTTGGCAATTTTTGTCGCGCTTGCAATCGTATTGTTAGCGTTACTGCAGTCGTGTGCGCCTGCTGTTGAACCACCTACAGGCCCTTTAGGGCCAAATAGTTCATACGAACAAGGTCAAGCTCAAAAAGGGGGGGAATCAGGAGATGATTGCCATTCTTCGAGAGGAGCACCAATATGGCACTTTGACTTCAATAATCTCAACCTCGTTGTTCAAGATACGCCAATCTGGTTTGATTCGGCGTATGGACCTAATATTGAATTCACATTAACTTACAATGCGCTTGGAAAAGAAAATACAAATAATTCGGTTGGCTCTCGATGGTCCCATAGTTACAGTGACTATATAACCCAACCGAATGAATCTAATTCGCTAGTTCTGTTTGCGGGAACAGGACGCGTCGATGAATACCAACAAATTGGTACTAACTATGTTTTAAATTCACAATCGCTTCTGTCAGGAGAAGCGACTTTGCTGCCTCGGTTGAGTGTTGAAGATGGCGTGATTAAGGCGACTTACGTTGACGGCAGTTACAAAACGTTCACTCACGTGGAAAGTGGCGACTACCGATTAAGTTCCACGGTCGATCAAAGCGGTAACGCACTTAAGTTTGCTTACCAAGACGACCAGTTAACGAGTGTGACTAACGCATTAGATCAATCTCTGACTTTTAGTTATAACCAGGCCAAGCAAATTGTCTCGGTGAAAGGCCCGACGGGGTATCAAGCTCACTTCAACTATAACCAGAAAGGTGAATTAATCTCGCTTGAGGACATGCAAGGGTACTCCGCAGATATCACTTATGATGAGATGGGGATAATCTCGTCAATCACTGATGCTAAGGGACAAACCCAATTTATTGTTGAGCTAGGCAACGCTGATTCAAATCGGGTGGATGAATATCCAGCACCTGGTGACCCAATGGGAATGAGTAGCCGAGTGACTGCGATAAATCCGCTGGGTTATAAAGAGGAGTTTTTCTACAACTCAGAAACAGGCAAAGCGTGGTACATCTCACCAGAGCACTACATCAATTACGTGGATGTTAATGTTAACAATGACCAACCCGACGTTCCTAAAACTGTCTATGACTATCAGCGGTTCTCCAAAGGTTATTCTCGTGTTCAACAGGTTACTAGACCGGATGGTACATGGACTCGTTTCGAATACGATCAAAATCGTAATCTATCCAAAACTGTTTATTCAGATGGTAATTCCGTAAAGTATCGCAATAACTCGTTTGGTAAAGTTGTGGAGTTTACTGATACGCTCAATAACAGCACGATCTATGTTTACGATGATCGTCAAAACTTAATTAAAGCTGTCACGCCGACAGGCGAAAAGGGTTTTGAATACAGCCAAAATAACTTACTGATTGGTGCTACTAATTTAAACGGTGTTAAAACTCGCTATAAATACAACGACCAAGGGCAGTTATTACAAGTAACGGCTGCTGACGGTAACGTTGTCGACTTTGGTTATTCATCTGGGCGACTCGACTCGATTGTTAGTCAGGGTAAGGCGCTGGCGTCATATCAATATGATGAGCTAGGGCGCGTAACACAAGTTATTGATATACATGGTAACGCCACGCAGTATCGTTATGACCGAATTAACCAACTCACTCATGTCAGCGGAGAGGGAAATCGTGATACTGAGATTGTTTATGGGAGTTGTCCTCGCCTTGTAGAGAGCAAAACCCTTCCGGGAGGTCGAACTTACCAATATCAATATAATTCAGCAAAGCAACTGGTAGCGCTTATTGACCCTATGTTGGGCGTTACACGATTAAAACGAGATGCGGCAGGACGCACTACGGCTTTAATTGACGCCAATCAAAATAAAACAGAATTTGAATATAACGCCGTGGGTCAGCTTACAACGAAGCGTTACGCAGATGGCAGCGCGCTAAAAATTGATTACCAGCAAGGTTATATCAACAGCACCACTAATGCTCGAGGCGTTACAAAGTCTTTTCATTACAATGAAAATAACCAACTGACTCGTGTAAGTTATGGCGACGCTACACCAGAAGTTTCCTATCAATATAATTCGTTAGGAGAGCTGGTATCAGTCTCTGATGGCCAAGGTCTGACACAATATTCTTATTTCTCGGACGGTAAAGTTGAGAGCATTGATGGCCCTTGGGACAACGATACCATTGAACTTGGGTTTGATAAGCTGAATCGATTGTCTTCATTGATGTTGGATGGAGATAACTACGGTGAGTACAAGTACGACGCTCTGGGTCGACTAAAGCAAGTTTCGGCACTGGAACAGGTCTTTGAACTCACCTACGATGATTCGCCTGATAATGTTTCGGCTGACTTAACTTACCCCAATGGCATCAAGCAAGTGTTGAGCTTTGACAATATTGGCGATCTCTCCAAGCTCGAATACCGAAAAGGCGTGAATACAATCGGCAAGTTTGTTTTCGGTTTTGACGTTGCAGGTAAACTCACCCAATTAGAGTCTAACGAACCGCTCCTTCTAGAGCGCCCACAAACACAAGCCACGTACAATTCGCTTAACCAAATTTCCTCGTGGGATGGCGACAGCAGCGCTTTTGTTTATGATGCTGATGGAAACTTAGTACAAGGCTTATTGCCAGGTGAGACTCCTTTTGAAGCAGATTATGACGCTGAAAACAGACTGACCGCGATTCGTTTTGAGAAAAGTGGCACTCAGATTGAGGAACGATTTGAGTATGGTCACGATCATTTTCTAAGAGTGTATCAGCGTTTTGAAAGCAATATTAAAACCTTAGAGAAACGCTTTGTTCGCTTAGGCCTGATTGAGCTTCAAGAGCGTGACAGCGAGAACAACGTATTAGCAAACAATATATGGCGACCAGATAGAAAAGGCGGTGTCGCTGGGTTATTAATGCGTCAGCAGAGCCAGCAAAATATCTACTACATGACTAACCATCTCGGTCATGTCTATGGTGTGTTTGACCAAGCAGGCGAAAGACTCAGCCAGAGAGGTTATTCGCCTTACGGGCAAGTAAGTGGTGATGGTTTCACTCTACAGCCGTTTGGTATGTCGACCAAACGCTCAGATTTTGAAAGTGGATTAGTTTATTTTGGTTATCGCTTCTATATGCCAAACTTGGGCCGCTGGCTAAACCGCGACCCACTGCAAGAGCAAGGCGGGATTAACCTCTATGCGTATGTAAATGGTGACCCGTTAGGGTATGTGGATCCGGATGGGCGTTCACCTATGGCAGTTGGTGCAGTAGCTGGTGGGCTTTTAGCTGGTCCTCCTGGTGCAGTAGTCGGTGGTGTTGTAGGTGCGACTGCAGGAGTGGCACTATGCGTACTTACCGATCTCTGTGACTGGAATGAGTCTGGTGAAAGTGAGTTTCCTGCTCCTGGAAAGCCAGGAGAAGACGACGGCTTTATCCCTCCCAAGAAGCCTCCCAAAAACTGCGATCCTAGTGGACGGGTAAAGAACCCAAACGGGTCAGGGAAAGGTTGGGAAGATCATATAGGGGAGGTCTGGGTTCCTACAGGGGGAAAAGCTGACCATGGTGGAGACCATTGGGATGTGCAGACGCCCAAGCAACCGGGTCAAAGGCGCGGTCGATATCGTAATGTATACCCAGGAGGAAAAGTGAGAAAATGA
- a CDS encoding N-acylglucosamine 2-epimerase: protein MLRATIALLSVTSFAVSANVTLPSGEDWINHASEGLAPYWLMPSAQGEPIGNFPTFRCDDGTLLDVSDVCPELNRGWITPHFGKEFTRMKSRQTYAYGVLYHLTGDKQALALAKQGAYYLIDQLEDKKNGGFIGYTKEGKMGQDWQQRTSQDQAYALVGLAMYYYLTQDKKVEGALIAQQTFIFDKYRLSDNSGLAWVLADGEDGSAKRRELVAQLDQINGYLLLVAPLLKEPVKAKWLDDLNWLTQAMIDHYHSEDEQRFYGAIHDKAAMMPNANHNDFGHTIKAYWMTYLTGHALKNSDWSEFGLDGMKYTLAQAQYQKDFANVSNYFGERLQKMWQGQDITGWQSRPYSQWASSWEWAELDQAAMTVSLIDGSMKDVLQYTLPTYHDVWVDHKYGGVGLEPKRTKAFHWGNGYHQFEHALIGYLYARQEEGKPAVLHYARPTNSKMPMEPYYYQGDVIKLENQSDGTQKVSFNNIRP, encoded by the coding sequence ATGTTACGAGCAACCATCGCATTACTCAGTGTCACCAGCTTCGCCGTATCTGCCAATGTCACCCTTCCATCTGGAGAAGACTGGATCAATCATGCTTCTGAAGGGCTCGCACCTTACTGGCTTATGCCGAGCGCACAGGGAGAACCGATAGGCAATTTCCCTACTTTCCGCTGCGATGATGGTACCTTGCTCGATGTCTCTGATGTGTGTCCTGAATTGAACAGAGGCTGGATCACTCCGCACTTTGGCAAAGAGTTTACGCGCATGAAATCACGCCAAACCTATGCCTACGGCGTGCTCTATCACCTTACTGGAGACAAACAAGCTTTAGCGCTTGCCAAGCAAGGTGCCTACTACCTCATTGATCAACTAGAAGATAAGAAAAATGGTGGCTTTATTGGCTACACAAAAGAGGGAAAAATGGGTCAAGATTGGCAGCAACGTACCTCTCAAGATCAAGCGTATGCGCTAGTTGGACTCGCGATGTACTACTACCTAACCCAAGACAAAAAGGTAGAAGGAGCACTCATCGCCCAACAAACTTTTATCTTTGATAAATATCGACTTAGCGACAACAGCGGTCTTGCTTGGGTACTCGCCGACGGTGAAGATGGCAGTGCAAAACGACGTGAACTGGTCGCACAACTTGATCAAATAAACGGCTACCTGTTGTTAGTCGCTCCTCTGCTCAAAGAGCCCGTCAAAGCCAAATGGCTTGATGACTTAAACTGGCTCACACAAGCCATGATTGATCACTACCACTCTGAAGATGAACAACGTTTCTACGGCGCAATTCACGACAAAGCGGCAATGATGCCGAACGCCAATCACAACGATTTTGGGCACACCATTAAAGCGTATTGGATGACCTATCTAACTGGTCATGCATTAAAAAATTCCGATTGGTCTGAGTTTGGTTTAGACGGCATGAAATACACTTTGGCTCAGGCGCAATATCAAAAAGATTTTGCCAATGTATCTAACTATTTTGGCGAACGACTTCAGAAGATGTGGCAAGGGCAAGATATCACGGGCTGGCAAAGCAGACCGTACAGCCAGTGGGCGTCATCATGGGAATGGGCTGAGCTTGATCAAGCCGCAATGACGGTATCGCTTATCGATGGTTCAATGAAAGACGTCCTGCAATACACCCTACCGACCTATCATGATGTATGGGTCGACCACAAATACGGTGGTGTTGGGCTTGAGCCTAAGCGTACTAAAGCTTTCCATTGGGGCAATGGCTACCACCAATTTGAACATGCGCTGATTGGCTATTTATACGCTCGACAAGAGGAAGGTAAACCCGCTGTACTTCACTACGCAAGGCCAACCAACAGCAAGATGCCAATGGAACCTTATTACTATCAAGGAGATGTAATTAAATTAGAGAATCAGAGTGATGGAACGCAAAAGGTCAGTTTCAACAACATTCGACCTTAA
- a CDS encoding CLCA_X family protein has product MKLTHFKYKTRKGPDYRHGDQVSFMDIKQTFGMGSIRVGAWVTKEEKALAANLIFDSLADLAYILALPPEAIGLRGTLGLAFGSGGRKGVQAHYAPNQRELALAKNAGAGALAHEFWHAFDHYIAEKAFEIGDTSGPRKQILFASDCWLHDRKVRPHPLNESLMSLFDSTLLSDNNLDKHDYVARSVIADKAMSARYFSLPTEMMARAFESVIESCSDIKNVYLVDGTTKPDMYPVYPDMAHRKKIYQALQGYFAPLGRSLSK; this is encoded by the coding sequence TTGAAGTTAACCCACTTTAAATACAAAACGCGCAAAGGCCCAGACTACCGACATGGCGATCAGGTGTCATTCATGGACATCAAACAGACCTTCGGTATGGGCAGCATTCGTGTGGGCGCTTGGGTAACGAAAGAAGAGAAAGCGCTCGCTGCAAATCTGATATTCGACTCGTTAGCAGACTTGGCTTACATCTTGGCTTTGCCACCAGAAGCAATTGGCTTGCGTGGCACATTAGGCTTGGCGTTCGGCAGTGGTGGCAGAAAGGGTGTACAAGCACACTACGCACCGAACCAGAGAGAGTTAGCCCTCGCTAAAAACGCTGGTGCTGGTGCACTCGCCCACGAGTTCTGGCATGCATTTGACCACTATATCGCTGAGAAGGCGTTTGAAATCGGCGATACCTCTGGCCCTCGCAAGCAAATCTTGTTCGCCAGCGACTGTTGGCTTCACGATAGAAAGGTGCGACCTCATCCATTAAACGAGAGTTTGATGTCACTGTTCGATTCCACACTACTCAGCGACAATAACCTAGACAAACACGATTACGTGGCGCGAAGTGTTATTGCCGACAAGGCGATGTCTGCCCGTTACTTCTCACTACCAACAGAGATGATGGCGCGAGCCTTCGAGTCAGTGATTGAATCCTGTTCTGATATCAAAAACGTTTATTTGGTAGATGGCACAACCAAACCGGATATGTACCCCGTGTACCCTGATATGGCGCATCGCAAAAAGATTTATCAAGCGCTGCAAGGTTACTTCGCGCCGTTGGGTCGATCTCTAAGTAAATAG